A window of the Henckelia pumila isolate YLH828 chromosome 3, ASM3356847v2, whole genome shotgun sequence genome harbors these coding sequences:
- the LOC140889737 gene encoding glutathione S-transferase T3-like, with protein MASQFAMSTPPYAFSPQQPPVIHSNESKTTDANKEPTTPSSISGSQFPTFSTQLGLVNIVLDKYNEMGGKRAPWSVDEDKLLAKSWVTISTDPIIGNDQKDQAFWKLITNYYNEHRATESKERDWKKVKSYFYLFHPLVNEFSGVYNNLYNHRPRGWSDEDVLVRAHEI; from the coding sequence ATGGCTAGTCAGTTTGCAATGTCAACACCCCCTTATGCATTTTCTCCACAACAACCACCGGTCATACATTCGAATGAATCAAAGACTACAGATGCAAACAAGGAACCCACAACACCATCTTCAATTTCAGGTTCTCAATTTCCTACTTTTTCAACACAACTAGGACTAGTCAACATTGTTCTCGATAAATATAATGAGATGGGTGGAAAACGAGCACCTTGGTCAGTCGATGAAGACAAGCTCCTTGCAAAGTCATGGGTCACCATTAGCACCGACCCAATTATCGGTAATGACCAGAAGGATCAAGCATTCTGGAAATTAATTACAAATTACTACAACGAACATCGCGCTACTGAATCTAAGGAGAGAGATTGGAAGAAGGTAAAATCATATTTCTATTTATTTCATCCTTTGGTAAATGAGTTTTCTGGTGTATACAATAATTTGTACAATCATCGTCCGAGAGGATGGAGCGATGAGGATGTACTTGTCAGAGCTCATGAAATATGA